Proteins found in one Litorihabitans aurantiacus genomic segment:
- a CDS encoding ABC transporter permease, protein MWRLTWAQMRRNVGKLIAVGIAIALGTGFITATFVTTNAVEQTALAAATAQTGDPDLVVSSSSYALDDASRDAIAAVDGVAASQAWTNTFREVATASGQEVLMLNPPAADDRLGNTTLLEGAAPSAPGEIALPTGTADRLGVEIGGSVDLVSTVWSADGSSSERVTEPVTVVGLLADGTGFGFGMPSGLADQADLTRWRAADGEASYSSSPSRSTTAPIPPPCATPSRR, encoded by the coding sequence ATGTGGCGGCTCACCTGGGCGCAGATGCGCCGCAACGTCGGCAAGCTGATCGCCGTCGGGATCGCGATCGCCCTCGGCACGGGATTCATCACGGCCACGTTCGTCACGACGAACGCGGTGGAGCAGACGGCGCTGGCCGCCGCGACGGCGCAGACCGGTGACCCCGACCTCGTCGTCTCCTCGAGCTCCTACGCCCTCGACGACGCCTCGCGCGACGCCATCGCGGCGGTCGACGGCGTCGCCGCGTCCCAGGCGTGGACCAACACGTTCCGGGAGGTCGCGACGGCGTCGGGCCAGGAGGTGCTGATGCTCAACCCGCCGGCCGCGGACGACCGGCTCGGGAACACGACGCTGCTCGAGGGCGCCGCGCCGTCGGCACCCGGCGAGATCGCCCTCCCCACCGGGACGGCGGACCGCCTCGGCGTGGAGATCGGCGGGAGCGTCGACCTCGTCTCGACGGTGTGGTCGGCGGACGGCAGCTCGTCGGAGCGCGTCACCGAGCCGGTCACGGTGGTCGGCCTCCTCGCGGACGGTACGGGCTTCGGTTTCGGGATGCCGTCCGGACTGGCCGACCAGGCCGACCTGACCCGGTGGCGCGCCGCCGACGGCGAGGCCAGCTACTCCTCCTCACCCTCACGGTCGACGACGGCGCCGATCCCGCCGCCGTGCGCGACGCCGTCGCGCAGGTGA
- a CDS encoding CCA tRNA nucleotidyltransferase: MQAPAPPTAPSAATPAHLMRTALSVLATIASETDPLGPMFAAAGHELALVGGPVRDAFLGRRSADLDFTTSARPEQTEAILAEWADATWDVGRDFGTIAGRRGDVVVEITTYRTEAYDEGSRKPVVAFGDTLEGDLERRDFRVNAMAVRLPDLTFVDPWGGLADLAAGVLNTPASPQQSFDEDPLRILRAARFAAQLGLDVEPGVMTAMTELAPRLEIVSAERVQAELVKTLLAPAPRRGIELLVETGVADVVLPEVPAMRLEIDEHHRHKDVYTHSLTVLDQAIALETPADGAVPGPDLVLRLAALLHDIGKPDTRRNESGGRVSFHHHEIVGAKLARRRLKALRFDKGTVAQVSELIALHLRFHGYGEAGWTDSAVRRYVTDAGPLLERLHRLTRADCTTRNRKKAERLSHAYDDLERRIAELREQEEIDAIRPDLDGTAIMAILGIGPGREVGAAYKHLLALRMEEGPLGAERAEAELRSWWAAREGE; this comes from the coding sequence ATGCAGGCTCCCGCCCCTCCCACCGCCCCCTCCGCCGCCACCCCGGCCCACCTCATGCGCACCGCCCTGTCGGTGCTGGCCACCATCGCCTCGGAGACCGATCCGCTGGGTCCGATGTTCGCCGCCGCCGGTCACGAGCTGGCCCTCGTGGGCGGTCCCGTGCGCGACGCGTTCCTGGGGCGCCGCAGCGCCGACCTCGACTTCACCACGAGCGCGCGGCCCGAGCAGACCGAGGCGATCCTGGCGGAGTGGGCTGACGCCACCTGGGACGTCGGGCGCGACTTCGGGACGATCGCGGGGCGGCGGGGCGACGTCGTCGTGGAGATCACGACCTACCGCACCGAGGCGTACGACGAGGGCTCGCGCAAGCCCGTCGTCGCGTTCGGCGACACCCTCGAGGGCGACCTCGAGCGGCGTGACTTCCGGGTCAACGCGATGGCGGTGCGGCTGCCCGACCTGACGTTCGTGGACCCGTGGGGCGGCCTGGCCGACCTCGCCGCCGGCGTGCTGAACACGCCCGCGTCGCCGCAGCAGTCCTTCGACGAGGACCCGCTGCGGATCCTGCGCGCGGCGCGCTTCGCCGCGCAGCTGGGGCTCGACGTCGAGCCGGGCGTGATGACGGCGATGACCGAGCTCGCGCCGCGGCTGGAGATCGTCTCGGCCGAGCGGGTGCAGGCCGAGCTGGTCAAGACGCTGCTCGCGCCCGCGCCGCGCCGCGGGATCGAGCTGCTCGTGGAGACGGGGGTGGCCGACGTCGTGCTGCCCGAGGTGCCCGCCATGCGTCTCGAGATCGACGAGCACCACCGGCACAAGGACGTCTACACCCACTCGCTCACGGTGCTCGACCAGGCGATCGCGCTCGAGACGCCCGCCGACGGCGCGGTCCCCGGCCCCGACCTGGTGCTGCGGCTCGCGGCGCTGCTGCACGACATCGGCAAGCCGGACACGCGGCGCAACGAGAGCGGCGGGCGCGTCTCGTTCCACCACCACGAGATCGTCGGCGCCAAGCTCGCGCGCCGGCGGCTGAAGGCGCTGCGGTTCGACAAGGGCACGGTGGCGCAGGTCTCCGAGCTCATCGCGCTGCACCTGCGCTTCCACGGTTACGGCGAGGCCGGCTGGACCGACTCGGCGGTGCGGCGGTACGTCACCGACGCCGGACCGCTGCTGGAGCGGCTGCACCGGCTCACGCGCGCCGACTGCACCACGCGGAACCGGAAGAAGGCCGAGCGGCTCAGCCACGCCTACGACGACCTCGAGAGGCGGATCGCCGAGCTCCGCGAGCAGGAGGAGATCGACGCCATCCGGCCCGACCTCGACGGCACGGCGATCATGGCGATCCTGGGGATCGGGCCGGGGCGCGAGGTCGGGGCCGCCTACAAGCACCTGCTCGCGCTCCGGATGGAGGAGGGGCCGCTCGGGGCCGAGCGCGCCGAGGCGGAGCTGCGCTCCTGGTGGGCGGCGCGCGAGGGCGAGTGA
- a CDS encoding NUDIX hydrolase — MSIPLPAPRSPGRPAPPPARAVRASSGLPVVDETSAGGLVIDVVDGVAQCAVIARRNRAGRLEWCLPKGHLEGVETAEEAAVREVAEETGIVSQVVRHLATIDYWFAGHDRRVHKVVHHYLLAALGGELTTENDPDHEAEEVAWVALDDLAARLAYPNERRIVSMARDVLVGGS, encoded by the coding sequence ATGTCCATCCCCCTGCCGGCGCCCCGCTCGCCGGGCCGGCCGGCCCCGCCGCCCGCCCGCGCCGTGCGCGCGAGCAGCGGTCTGCCGGTGGTGGACGAGACCTCCGCGGGGGGTCTGGTGATCGACGTCGTCGACGGCGTCGCGCAGTGCGCGGTCATCGCGCGTCGCAACCGCGCGGGTCGCCTCGAGTGGTGCCTGCCGAAGGGTCACCTCGAGGGTGTCGAGACCGCCGAGGAGGCGGCCGTCCGCGAGGTCGCGGAGGAGACCGGCATCGTCAGCCAGGTGGTGCGCCACCTCGCCACGATCGACTACTGGTTCGCCGGCCACGACCGCCGCGTCCACAAGGTCGTGCACCACTACCTGCTGGCGGCGCTGGGCGGCGAGCTGACCACGGAGAACGACCCCGACCACGAGGCCGAGGAGGTCGCGTGGGTCGCGCTCGACGACCTCGCCGCCCGCCTGGCCTACCCCAACGAGCGCCGCATCGTCTCCATGGCGCGGGACGTGCTCGTCGGCGGCTCGTGA
- the rplI gene encoding 50S ribosomal protein L9, with translation MAKLILTHEVTGLGAPGDVVEVKDGYARNYLVPRGLATGWTKGAAKEVEAIRAARAKRAHATVEAASAVRDSLESKTFSVPARSGAGGRLFGAVTTKDIADAVKASGGPAVDRRKIEAKGHIKTLGKHQVVVHLHDEVAAKVTVEVVAARD, from the coding sequence ATGGCAAAGCTGATCCTCACGCACGAGGTGACCGGTCTGGGTGCGCCCGGCGACGTCGTCGAGGTCAAGGACGGGTACGCCCGTAACTACCTCGTCCCCCGCGGTCTGGCCACCGGCTGGACCAAGGGTGCCGCCAAGGAGGTCGAGGCGATCCGCGCCGCGCGCGCCAAGCGTGCGCACGCGACGGTCGAGGCCGCCTCGGCGGTCCGCGACTCGCTCGAGTCGAAGACCTTCTCCGTCCCCGCGCGCTCCGGCGCCGGCGGCCGTCTCTTCGGTGCGGTCACGACCAAGGACATCGCCGACGCCGTCAAGGCGTCCGGTGGCCCCGCCGTCGACCGCCGCAAGATCGAGGCGAAGGGTCACATCAAGACCCTCGGCAAGCACCAGGTCGTCGTGCACCTGCACGACGAGGTCGCCGCGAAGGTGACCGTGGAGGTCGTCGCCGCGCGCGACTGA
- a CDS encoding FtsX-like permease family protein, with protein sequence MLDALLAVIIGLLGVAVVIALIGVANTLSLSVLERRRENALLRALGLTRRQLRSTLAIEGVLLAVVGAVVGLVLGLLYGWIGAFLMLGSTTGMGLSALTVPWGAVLAVLAVAVTAGVLASVLPARGAARIPRWRPSPPTEGQAPHRRGRPARYQPGRPARYRPHPQLRMRVAALSAR encoded by the coding sequence GTGCTCGACGCGCTGCTGGCCGTGATCATCGGGCTGCTGGGCGTCGCCGTCGTGATCGCGCTCATCGGGGTGGCGAACACGCTGTCGCTGTCGGTCCTCGAGCGGCGGCGCGAGAACGCGCTGCTGCGCGCGCTCGGCCTGACCCGGCGCCAGCTGCGCTCGACGCTCGCGATCGAGGGGGTGCTGCTCGCCGTCGTCGGCGCGGTGGTCGGTCTGGTGCTGGGACTCCTCTACGGCTGGATCGGGGCGTTCCTGATGCTGGGCTCGACGACGGGGATGGGGCTCTCCGCGCTGACGGTCCCGTGGGGCGCGGTGCTGGCGGTCCTCGCGGTGGCCGTGACGGCGGGCGTGCTCGCCTCGGTCCTTCCGGCCCGCGGCGCGGCCCGCATCCCCCGGTGGCGGCCCTCGCCGCCGACTGAGGGGCAAGCGCCTCACAGGCGCGGCCGACCCGCCCGTTACCAGCCCGGCCGGCCTGCCCGGTACCGGCCCCACCCACAGCTGAGAATGCGGGTGGCTGCTCTATCAGCGCGATAG
- the rpsR gene encoding 30S ribosomal protein S18 — protein MAKPVLRKPKKKVSPLKSVKLEGAVDYKDTVLLRKFISDRGKIRARRVTGVSVQDQRKIARAVKNAREMALLPYSSSAR, from the coding sequence ATGGCGAAGCCCGTCCTTCGCAAGCCGAAGAAGAAGGTCAGCCCGCTCAAGAGCGTCAAGCTCGAGGGTGCGGTCGACTACAAGGACACCGTTCTGCTGCGCAAGTTCATCTCGGACCGCGGCAAGATCCGCGCGCGCCGCGTGACCGGTGTCTCCGTGCAGGACCAGCGCAAGATCGCCCGGGCAGTGAAGAACGCCCGCGAGATGGCTCTGCTCCCCTACTCGAGCTCCGCTCGCTGA
- the rpsF gene encoding 30S ribosomal protein S6 has product MRQYELMLILDPEVDERTVAPSLEKFLSVITTGGGSVDKVDIWGKRRLAFEISKRAEGIYAVVNMTATPELAQELDRQLGLNEAVLRTKLLRPDAH; this is encoded by the coding sequence ATGCGTCAGTACGAGTTGATGTTGATCCTCGACCCCGAGGTCGACGAGCGCACCGTCGCTCCGTCGCTCGAGAAGTTCCTTTCCGTGATCACGACCGGTGGTGGCTCCGTCGACAAGGTCGACATCTGGGGCAAGCGCCGTCTCGCGTTCGAGATCTCCAAGCGCGCCGAGGGCATCTACGCCGTCGTCAACATGACGGCCACGCCCGAGCTCGCCCAGGAGCTCGACCGCCAGCTCGGCCTCAACGAGGCCGTCCTGCGCACCAAGCTGCTGCGTCCCGACGCTCACTGA
- a CDS encoding penicillin-binding protein, whose protein sequence is MAASKPPSRKPTPSVTRTSVRGAKAGTGAKAGTSAKGAARRRRRPVRKKGWNYPRAGLGPVRRWLPSWRVLLATFATGVAAVVGLFAVAYATTDVPEPTELAVAEGSTIYFSDGTTPIGEIAEVDRTIIDTTTLPAHVGDAVVASEDRRFYSNAGIDPIGIARALWNNLRGNDRQGASTLTQQYVENYYLGRTTDYVGKFREAILAVKVEQELDKSQILDAYMNTIYYGRGAYGVEAASQAYFGKPAAEMTLSDSAMLAGIIPAPSAWDPAVSPEQAEARWNRTLDFMESDGTITADERAAQTFPAVVDSARPDTYGGTNGYLLQMAVAELTTGEDAPFTEDELNRLGLQVVTTFDAGMQAAAVETIENELPDDHAEGLRATLVSIDPATGGVRALYGGRDFLTESLNRATQAVYQGGSTFKPFALVAALEEGMTLEQRYDSYTGMDVDGYVVNNYDRRDRGRIDLVEATVDSVNSPYVQLNRDISEGGEPGQKLVDTAVKLGLPADTSGLVPVLSNVLGNASPHAIDMATVFATFAAQGEKRPTHVIDRVLQDGVIVHQGDTTAERVIEPQVAADATYAMTQVVQRGSGETASELGRPAAGKTGSSNEYKGVSFAGYVPQLATVVAMYQTGPDGTEDPITPFGGYSVVAGGTVPTDLWTSYMEKATEGMEVLEFPARSAPVRPTPTPTPTPTQTEPETVDVPAVAGLGEGEARAALEAAGFAVATRNEESDDVAAGQVIRSEPGGGQAAVGSTVTIVVSTGPAAEPEPTEEPEPEPEPTQEPTPEPTQEPTQEPTTAPPSPSPTPTPQPTPTPAPSPTPAPSPTS, encoded by the coding sequence GTGGCAGCGAGCAAGCCCCCGTCCAGGAAGCCGACCCCGTCGGTCACGCGCACCTCGGTGCGCGGCGCGAAGGCGGGCACGGGCGCGAAGGCGGGCACGAGCGCGAAGGGAGCCGCCCGCCGCCGTCGCCGGCCGGTGCGGAAGAAGGGCTGGAACTACCCGCGCGCCGGCCTCGGTCCGGTGCGCCGCTGGCTGCCCAGCTGGCGCGTGCTGCTCGCGACCTTCGCGACGGGCGTGGCCGCCGTCGTCGGGCTGTTCGCGGTCGCCTACGCGACCACCGACGTGCCGGAGCCGACCGAGCTCGCCGTCGCCGAGGGCTCGACCATCTACTTCTCCGACGGCACGACCCCGATCGGGGAGATCGCCGAGGTCGACCGGACCATCATCGACACCACGACGCTGCCGGCGCACGTGGGTGACGCCGTCGTCGCCTCCGAGGACCGGCGCTTCTACTCCAACGCGGGCATCGACCCGATCGGTATCGCGCGGGCGCTGTGGAACAACCTGCGCGGCAACGACCGGCAGGGCGCCTCGACACTGACGCAGCAGTACGTCGAGAACTACTACCTCGGCCGCACCACCGACTACGTGGGCAAGTTCCGCGAGGCGATCCTGGCCGTGAAGGTCGAGCAGGAGCTCGACAAGTCGCAGATCCTCGACGCCTACATGAACACGATCTACTACGGGCGCGGCGCGTACGGCGTCGAGGCCGCGTCCCAGGCGTACTTCGGCAAGCCCGCGGCCGAGATGACGCTGTCGGACTCCGCCATGCTCGCCGGCATCATCCCGGCGCCGAGCGCCTGGGATCCGGCCGTCTCGCCCGAGCAGGCGGAGGCGCGCTGGAACCGCACGCTCGACTTCATGGAGAGCGACGGCACGATCACCGCGGACGAGCGCGCGGCGCAGACGTTCCCCGCCGTTGTCGACAGCGCCCGGCCCGACACCTACGGCGGGACGAACGGCTACCTGCTCCAGATGGCGGTCGCCGAGCTCACCACGGGTGAGGACGCGCCGTTCACCGAGGACGAGCTGAACCGCCTCGGCCTCCAGGTGGTCACGACGTTCGACGCCGGGATGCAGGCCGCCGCCGTCGAGACCATCGAGAACGAGCTGCCCGACGACCACGCCGAGGGGCTGCGCGCCACGCTCGTCTCGATCGACCCGGCCACGGGCGGGGTGCGCGCGTTGTACGGCGGGCGGGACTTCCTGACGGAGTCGCTCAACCGCGCGACCCAGGCGGTCTACCAGGGCGGTTCGACGTTCAAGCCGTTCGCGCTCGTGGCCGCGCTCGAGGAGGGCATGACGCTCGAGCAGCGGTACGACAGCTACACGGGGATGGACGTGGACGGCTACGTCGTCAACAACTACGACCGGCGCGACCGCGGGCGGATCGACCTCGTCGAGGCGACGGTGGACTCGGTCAACTCGCCCTACGTGCAGCTCAACCGCGACATCAGCGAGGGCGGCGAACCCGGGCAGAAGCTCGTCGACACCGCGGTCAAGCTCGGCCTCCCGGCCGACACCTCCGGCCTCGTGCCCGTGCTCTCCAACGTGCTCGGCAACGCGTCGCCGCACGCGATCGACATGGCCACGGTGTTCGCCACCTTCGCGGCACAGGGGGAGAAGCGCCCCACGCACGTCATCGACCGCGTGCTGCAGGACGGCGTGATCGTCCACCAGGGGGACACGACGGCGGAGCGCGTCATCGAGCCGCAGGTCGCCGCCGACGCGACGTACGCCATGACGCAGGTGGTGCAGCGCGGGTCGGGTGAGACCGCGAGCGAGCTCGGGCGTCCCGCCGCCGGCAAGACCGGCTCGTCGAACGAGTACAAGGGCGTCTCCTTCGCCGGCTACGTGCCGCAGCTGGCGACGGTCGTCGCGATGTACCAGACGGGACCGGACGGCACGGAGGACCCCATCACGCCGTTCGGCGGCTACAGCGTCGTCGCGGGCGGCACGGTGCCGACCGACCTGTGGACGAGCTACATGGAGAAGGCCACGGAGGGGATGGAGGTGCTCGAGTTCCCGGCGCGCAGCGCGCCCGTGCGGCCGACGCCCACCCCGACCCCGACGCCCACGCAGACCGAGCCCGAGACCGTCGACGTCCCGGCGGTGGCCGGGCTGGGCGAGGGCGAGGCGCGGGCCGCGCTCGAGGCGGCGGGCTTCGCCGTCGCGACCAGGAACGAGGAGTCCGACGACGTCGCCGCCGGTCAGGTGATCCGGAGCGAGCCCGGGGGTGGGCAGGCCGCGGTGGGCTCGACGGTGACGATCGTCGTCTCGACGGGGCCGGCTGCCGAGCCGGAGCCCACGGAGGAGCCGGAGCCGGAGCCGGAGCCCACCCAGGAGCCGACTCCGGAGCCGACTCAGGAACCGACCCAGGAGCCGACGACCGCTCCGCCGTCGCCGTCGCCCACACCCACGCCGCAGCCGACCCCGACGCCGGCACCCTCGCCCACACCTGCGCCGTCGCCGACCTCCTGA
- a CDS encoding FtsX-like permease family protein produces the protein MAFAAVAMAVAGIVIANTFTVLVAQRTRTLALLRCVGATKAQVRRSVRLEALVLGVVASLAGIGVGLGIGQVALSVIGRRAEGVPAPTTVPIDVATILVPLVVGILVTVVSASGASRLATSVAPLAAMRPVDAVVSERSRRLRPIIGWILTGGGLALMVGALALSLASGEGGGTFELTLLAGVLGGIVSIVGVVMAAITIVPALGRVIGRLAARVGGAPGRLAATNAVRNPRRVTSTATALLVGVALVTMMSTGAAMAREQMGRELDEQFAIDVVVGADSLSPATVDAVSDVDGVAATLLVTGGQLDVTTPNRSAIATVFVADPARIGEVLATAPSDWDGSTVLADGYLLDADGPVTLADGTSLDGAYLPGLPDYSVLVSPQVAAGLDIDSPAESLWIALADGADPVAAASAIRDAVSETTAGTDAAAPRSPAERSRRPASRRCSTRCWP, from the coding sequence CTGGCGTTCGCGGCCGTCGCGATGGCGGTGGCCGGCATCGTCATCGCGAACACGTTCACGGTCCTGGTCGCCCAGCGGACCCGGACGCTCGCGCTGCTGCGGTGCGTCGGCGCGACCAAGGCGCAGGTGCGCCGGTCGGTGCGCCTGGAGGCGCTCGTGCTCGGTGTCGTGGCCTCGCTCGCGGGGATCGGCGTGGGTCTGGGCATCGGCCAGGTCGCGCTCAGCGTGATCGGTCGCCGGGCCGAGGGCGTCCCCGCGCCGACGACGGTGCCGATCGACGTCGCGACCATCCTGGTCCCGCTCGTGGTCGGGATCCTCGTCACGGTCGTCTCCGCCAGCGGCGCGTCCAGGCTGGCGACGTCGGTGGCGCCGCTCGCCGCGATGCGTCCGGTCGACGCGGTGGTCAGCGAGCGCAGCAGGCGCCTGCGGCCGATCATCGGCTGGATCCTCACGGGTGGCGGGCTCGCGCTCATGGTGGGCGCGCTCGCCCTGTCGCTCGCCTCCGGGGAGGGCGGCGGGACGTTCGAGCTGACGCTCCTGGCGGGCGTGCTCGGCGGGATCGTCTCGATCGTCGGCGTCGTGATGGCGGCGATCACGATCGTCCCGGCCCTCGGCCGCGTCATCGGTCGCCTGGCCGCACGGGTGGGCGGGGCCCCGGGCCGGCTGGCCGCGACGAACGCGGTGCGCAACCCCCGCCGTGTCACGTCGACCGCGACGGCGCTGCTGGTCGGCGTCGCGCTCGTCACCATGATGTCGACCGGTGCCGCGATGGCGCGCGAGCAGATGGGGCGCGAGCTCGACGAGCAGTTCGCGATCGACGTCGTGGTGGGTGCCGACAGCCTGTCCCCCGCGACGGTGGACGCGGTGAGCGACGTCGACGGCGTCGCCGCAACCCTCCTCGTCACGGGCGGGCAGCTGGACGTCACCACGCCGAACCGGTCCGCGATCGCCACCGTGTTCGTGGCCGATCCCGCTCGGATCGGTGAGGTGCTCGCGACCGCTCCGTCCGACTGGGACGGGTCGACGGTGCTGGCGGACGGGTACCTGCTCGACGCCGACGGTCCGGTGACGCTGGCGGACGGCACGTCGCTCGACGGCGCGTACCTGCCCGGTCTGCCGGACTACTCCGTGCTGGTCTCGCCGCAGGTCGCGGCGGGTCTCGACATCGACTCGCCCGCCGAGTCGCTGTGGATCGCCCTGGCCGACGGCGCGGACCCGGTCGCGGCGGCGTCGGCGATCCGGGACGCCGTCAGCGAGACGACCGCGGGGACCGACGCCGCGGCCCCCAGGTCTCCGGCGGAGCGATCGAGAAGGCCGGCTTCACGCAGGTGCTCGACGCGCTGCTGGCCGTGA
- a CDS encoding single-stranded DNA-binding protein, translating into MAGETVITVIGNLTADPELRFTPSGAAVANFTIASTPRTFDRQSNEWKDGDTLFMRCSIWREAAENVAESLTKGTRVVATGRLVQRSYETREGEKRTVVELQVDEIGPSLRYATAKVTRAQRGGGGGGGFSGGGGGGYSGGGNGGGYGEQSGGSRGGSGGGSNNDDPWASGGSSSYSDEPPF; encoded by the coding sequence ATGGCAGGCGAGACCGTCATCACCGTGATCGGCAACCTCACGGCTGACCCCGAGCTGCGCTTCACGCCCAGCGGCGCGGCAGTCGCGAACTTCACGATCGCGTCCACGCCCCGCACGTTCGACCGTCAGAGCAACGAGTGGAAGGACGGCGACACGCTGTTCATGCGCTGCTCGATCTGGCGCGAGGCCGCGGAGAACGTGGCGGAGTCCCTCACCAAGGGAACCCGCGTGGTGGCCACCGGCCGCCTGGTCCAGCGCTCCTACGAGACCCGTGAGGGTGAGAAGCGCACCGTCGTCGAGCTCCAGGTCGACGAGATCGGCCCCTCGCTGCGGTACGCCACGGCCAAGGTCACCCGCGCCCAGCGCGGTGGCGGCGGCGGTGGCGGCTTCTCCGGTGGGGGCGGCGGCGGTTACAGCGGCGGCGGCAACGGTGGCGGCTACGGCGAGCAGTCGGGAGGTTCGCGGGGCGGTTCGGGCGGTGGCTCGAACAACGACGACCCGTGGGCCTCGGGTGGCTCCAGCTCCTACTCGGACGAGCCCCCGTTCTAG
- a CDS encoding inositol-3-phosphate synthase → MSSIRVAIAGVGNCASSLVQGVEYYKDADPSSKVPGLMHVQFGEYHVGDLEFVAAFDVDAKKVGQDLSAAIVSSENNTIKISDVPPSGVQVQRGPTLDGLGKYYRETIEESTDEVVDVVSVLRETQADVLVCYLPVGSEDAAKFYAQAAIDAGVAFVNALPVFIAGTPEWADKFTAAGVPIVGDDIKSQVGATITHRVLARLFEDRGVILDRTYQLNVGGNMDFKNMLERDRLESKKISKTQAVTSNLTDAAFAGKTEDRNVHIGPSDYVAWLDDRKWAYVRMEGRAFGDAPLNMEYKLEVWDSPNSAGVIIDAVRAAKIAKDRGVGGPITSASAYFMKSPPEQIEDGAARRQLEAFIAGDVER, encoded by the coding sequence ATGAGTTCCATCCGCGTCGCGATCGCCGGCGTCGGGAACTGCGCGAGCTCGCTCGTGCAGGGCGTCGAGTACTACAAGGACGCCGACCCGAGCAGCAAGGTGCCCGGCCTCATGCACGTGCAGTTCGGCGAGTACCACGTGGGGGACCTCGAGTTCGTCGCCGCGTTCGACGTCGACGCCAAGAAGGTCGGCCAGGACCTCTCGGCCGCGATCGTCAGCAGCGAGAACAACACGATCAAGATCTCCGACGTGCCGCCCTCCGGCGTGCAGGTCCAGCGCGGTCCGACCCTGGACGGTCTCGGCAAGTACTACCGCGAGACCATCGAGGAGTCCACGGACGAGGTCGTCGACGTCGTCTCCGTGCTGCGCGAGACGCAGGCCGACGTGCTGGTGTGCTACCTCCCCGTCGGGTCCGAGGACGCCGCGAAGTTCTACGCGCAGGCCGCGATCGACGCCGGTGTGGCGTTCGTGAACGCCCTGCCCGTCTTCATCGCCGGCACGCCCGAGTGGGCCGACAAGTTCACCGCGGCCGGCGTGCCGATCGTCGGTGACGACATCAAGTCCCAGGTCGGGGCGACCATCACGCACCGCGTGCTCGCCCGCCTGTTCGAGGACCGCGGCGTCATCCTGGACCGCACGTACCAGCTGAACGTCGGCGGCAACATGGACTTCAAGAACATGCTCGAGCGCGACCGCCTCGAGTCGAAGAAGATCTCCAAGACGCAGGCCGTCACCTCCAACCTCACCGACGCCGCGTTCGCCGGCAAGACCGAGGACCGCAACGTCCACATCGGCCCGAGCGACTACGTCGCGTGGCTCGACGACCGCAAGTGGGCCTACGTCCGCATGGAGGGTCGCGCGTTCGGCGACGCCCCGCTCAACATGGAGTACAAGCTCGAGGTCTGGGACTCGCCCAACTCGGCCGGCGTCATCATCGACGCCGTGCGCGCCGCGAAGATCGCGAAGGACCGCGGTGTGGGTGGCCCCATCACCTCCGCCTCGGCGTACTTCATGAAGTCGCCGCCGGAGCAGATCGAGGACGGCGCCGCGCGCCGCCAGCTCGAGGCGTTCATCGCGGGCGACGTCGAGCGCTGA